A single Hippocampus zosterae strain Florida chromosome 19, ASM2543408v3, whole genome shotgun sequence DNA region contains:
- the LOC127592088 gene encoding cytospin-A-like isoform X1: MGNMNYRSSAGSPLDFFPTPAMPSEADLMSMAMAISSTSSSQRTQTPSFQTATDNSLAVTDWSQEMSPPSEWAILSLDTVKSPNVSGQDEALEVSLRSLTSLHTSRAWPLEQSWQDGDSGLEPQASVERSGEELSRDLLGLMERHRNSLGLSLNTDATAEAVELVRQLITERDKLAEEVNCLRETLNNEKLEWQQFQLDLLATVSAADRMRTESEQALGDLEEDCKSLQEQLAQAHGRQLETQREMERLRSQHTDVCFRLSSLEKKKKQQQKMDGRFTEDKSNPAEGHEMKMHYFIEDVDMDSVEKQDEHEAYGEQDANRSASSQLTAKGIGKVYVDALEKKNGGGRDPRRIVMSSERSLSLSRIPLPIGSCHNNSLKTSSTLPQSKKEEPMRGRKMSHILKRQDSWSSCHTVIVETSGDSEPLSRTDVHSYASKLQMDAACTKPLLGKQHEDPPLDMIKPAGGSRAPLRGHGSARRKTLLSQCQSHTEGYRYIEITNFSTCWENGLAFCALYHKYLPTLIPYNSLNPAAKKENLDLAFRTGESVGIAATLSVEEMLKEDGPDWHKVLCYVESIFHHFEMEVPTTQSIDYVTAT; this comes from the exons ATGGGGAATATGAACTACCGCTCCTCAGCAG GTTCCCCTTTGGATTTCTTCCCAACTCCCGCAATGCCCTCCGAGGCAGATCTAATGTCCATGGCCATGGCCATATCCTCCACAAGCTCCTCCCAACGGACACAGACGCCTTCGTTCCAAACAGCCACCGACAACTCCCTGGCAGTCACAGACTGGTCGCAGGAGATGTCTCCTCCCTCCGAATGGGCCATCTTAAGCTTAGACACTGTCAAGTCTCCGAATGTGAGTGGCCAAGACGAGGCCCTGGAGGTCAGTCTGCGCAGCCTGACATCGCTACATACGTCCAGGGCATGGCCTTTGGAGCAGAGCTGGCAGGATGGCGACAGCGGGCTGGAGCCTCAGGCTTCGGTCGAGAGGTCCGGGGAGGAGCTGAGCCGAGACTTGCTCGGCCTGATGGAGCGTCATCGCAACTCGCTGGGCCTCAGCCTCAACACGGACGCCACCGCCGAAGCTGTAG AGCTGGTCAGACAGCTGATAACAGAGAGAGACAAACTAGCTGAGGAGGTGAACTGCCTGCGAGAGACGTTAAAT AACGAGAAGTTGGAGTGGCAGCAGTTCCAGTTGGACCTGCTGGCGACCGTTTCCGCGGCCGATAGGATGCGTACGGAATCGGAACAAGCCCTCGGCGACTTGGAGGAGGATTGCAAGAGTTTGCAGGAGCAGCTGGCCCAGGCCCATGGAAGGCAGCTCGAGACGCAGCGGGAGATGGAACGTCTGCGGTCCCAACACACGGACGTGTGCTTTCGACTGTCCTCGCtcgaaaagaagaagaagcagcagcagaaaatggatggaagattCACAGAAGACAAAAGTAACCCTGCGGAGGGTCACGAGATGAAAATGCACTACTTTATAGAGGATGTTGACATGGACAGTGTTGAAAAACAAGACGAGCACGAAGCTTACGGAGAGCAGGACGCAAATAGATCTGCAAGCTCACAGCTGACAGCCAAGGGCATAGGGAAGGTATACGTGGATGCGCTGGAGAAGAAAAACGGAGGAGGCCGTGACCCGAGGAGGATTGTGATGTCATCCGAACGATCTTT GAGTTTGTCCCGCATCCCGTTACCTATTGGCTCCTGTCACAATAACTCGCTGAAAACAAGCTCAACGTTGCCACAATCAAAG AAAGAAGAGCCAATGCGAGGGAGGAAAATGTCTCACATTTTAAAGCGCCAGGACAGCTGGTCAAGTTGTCACACGG TCATAGTGGAGACTTCCGGAGATTCTGAGCCTTTGTCCAGAACAGATGTTCACTCCTATGCCTCCAAACTGCAAATGGATGCTGCATGTACAAAGCCACTTCTGG gAAAACAACATGAAGACCCGCCATTAGATATGATCAA ACCTGCGGGTGGATCTCGTGCTCCGCTACGGGGTCACGGCAGCGCCAGAAGAAAGACCCTCCTGAGCCAGTGTCAAAGTCACACAGAAGGCTATCGG TACATTGAGATCACGAACTTCAGCACCTGTTGGGAGAATGGATTGGCCTTCTGTGCCTTATATCATAAATATCTGCCGACTCTCATCCCTTACAACAGCCTCAACCCAGCGGCGAAG AAGGAAAATTTGGACCTTGCTTTTAGGACAGGAGAGTCTGTTGGGATCGCAGCCACTCTG TCGGTGGAAGAGATGCTGAAGGAGGATGGTCCTGACTGGCACAAAGTCCTGTGTTACGTGGAAAGCATATTTCATCACTTTGAGATGGAGGTACCGACCACCCAAAGTATTGACTACGTGACGGCAACATGA
- the LOC127592088 gene encoding cytospin-A-like isoform X3, with product MGNMNYRSSAGSPLDFFPTPAMPSEADLMSMAMAISSTSSSQRTQTPSFQTATDNSLAVTDWSQEMSPPSEWAILSLDTVKSPNVSGQDEALEVSLRSLTSLHTSRAWPLEQSWQDGDSGLEPQASVERSGEELSRDLLGLMERHRNSLGLSLNTDATAEAVELVRQLITERDKLAEEVNCLRETLNNEKLEWQQFQLDLLATVSAADRMRTESEQALGDLEEDCKSLQEQLAQAHGRQLETQREMERLRSQHTDVCFRLSSLEKKKKQQQKMDGRFTEDKSNPAEGHEMKMHYFIEDVDMDSVEKQDEHEAYGEQDANRSASSQLTAKGIGKVYVDALEKKNGGGRDPRRIVMSSERSLSLSRIPLPIGSCHNNSLKTSSTLPQSKKEEPMRGRKMSHILKRQDSWSSCHTGKQHEDPPLDMIKPAGGSRAPLRGHGSARRKTLLSQCQSHTEGYRYIEITNFSTCWENGLAFCALYHKYLPTLIPYNSLNPAAKKENLDLAFRTGESVGIAATLSVEEMLKEDGPDWHKVLCYVESIFHHFEMEVPTTQSIDYVTAT from the exons ATGGGGAATATGAACTACCGCTCCTCAGCAG GTTCCCCTTTGGATTTCTTCCCAACTCCCGCAATGCCCTCCGAGGCAGATCTAATGTCCATGGCCATGGCCATATCCTCCACAAGCTCCTCCCAACGGACACAGACGCCTTCGTTCCAAACAGCCACCGACAACTCCCTGGCAGTCACAGACTGGTCGCAGGAGATGTCTCCTCCCTCCGAATGGGCCATCTTAAGCTTAGACACTGTCAAGTCTCCGAATGTGAGTGGCCAAGACGAGGCCCTGGAGGTCAGTCTGCGCAGCCTGACATCGCTACATACGTCCAGGGCATGGCCTTTGGAGCAGAGCTGGCAGGATGGCGACAGCGGGCTGGAGCCTCAGGCTTCGGTCGAGAGGTCCGGGGAGGAGCTGAGCCGAGACTTGCTCGGCCTGATGGAGCGTCATCGCAACTCGCTGGGCCTCAGCCTCAACACGGACGCCACCGCCGAAGCTGTAG AGCTGGTCAGACAGCTGATAACAGAGAGAGACAAACTAGCTGAGGAGGTGAACTGCCTGCGAGAGACGTTAAAT AACGAGAAGTTGGAGTGGCAGCAGTTCCAGTTGGACCTGCTGGCGACCGTTTCCGCGGCCGATAGGATGCGTACGGAATCGGAACAAGCCCTCGGCGACTTGGAGGAGGATTGCAAGAGTTTGCAGGAGCAGCTGGCCCAGGCCCATGGAAGGCAGCTCGAGACGCAGCGGGAGATGGAACGTCTGCGGTCCCAACACACGGACGTGTGCTTTCGACTGTCCTCGCtcgaaaagaagaagaagcagcagcagaaaatggatggaagattCACAGAAGACAAAAGTAACCCTGCGGAGGGTCACGAGATGAAAATGCACTACTTTATAGAGGATGTTGACATGGACAGTGTTGAAAAACAAGACGAGCACGAAGCTTACGGAGAGCAGGACGCAAATAGATCTGCAAGCTCACAGCTGACAGCCAAGGGCATAGGGAAGGTATACGTGGATGCGCTGGAGAAGAAAAACGGAGGAGGCCGTGACCCGAGGAGGATTGTGATGTCATCCGAACGATCTTT GAGTTTGTCCCGCATCCCGTTACCTATTGGCTCCTGTCACAATAACTCGCTGAAAACAAGCTCAACGTTGCCACAATCAAAG AAAGAAGAGCCAATGCGAGGGAGGAAAATGTCTCACATTTTAAAGCGCCAGGACAGCTGGTCAAGTTGTCACACGG gAAAACAACATGAAGACCCGCCATTAGATATGATCAA ACCTGCGGGTGGATCTCGTGCTCCGCTACGGGGTCACGGCAGCGCCAGAAGAAAGACCCTCCTGAGCCAGTGTCAAAGTCACACAGAAGGCTATCGG TACATTGAGATCACGAACTTCAGCACCTGTTGGGAGAATGGATTGGCCTTCTGTGCCTTATATCATAAATATCTGCCGACTCTCATCCCTTACAACAGCCTCAACCCAGCGGCGAAG AAGGAAAATTTGGACCTTGCTTTTAGGACAGGAGAGTCTGTTGGGATCGCAGCCACTCTG TCGGTGGAAGAGATGCTGAAGGAGGATGGTCCTGACTGGCACAAAGTCCTGTGTTACGTGGAAAGCATATTTCATCACTTTGAGATGGAGGTACCGACCACCCAAAGTATTGACTACGTGACGGCAACATGA
- the LOC127592088 gene encoding cytospin-A-like isoform X2, with the protein MGNMNYRSSAGSPLDFFPTPAMPSEADLMSMAMAISSTSSSQRTQTPSFQTATDNSLAVTDWSQEMSPPSEWAILSLDTVKSPNVSGQDEALEVSLRSLTSLHTSRAWPLEQSWQDGDSGLEPQASVERSGEELSRDLLGLMERHRNSLGLSLNTDATAEAVELVRQLITERDKLAEEVNCLRETLNNEKLEWQQFQLDLLATVSAADRMRTESEQALGDLEEDCKSLQEQLAQAHGRQLETQREMERLRSQHTDVCFRLSSLEKKKKQQQKMDGRFTEDKSNPAEGHEMKMHYFIEDVDMDSVEKQDEHEAYGEQDANRSASSQLTAKGIGKVYVDALEKKNGGGRDPRRIVMSSERSLSLSRIPLPIGSCHNNSLKTSSTLPQSKKEEPMRGRKMSHILKRQDSWSSCHTVIVETSGDSEPLSRTDVHSYASKLQMDAACTKPLLGKQHEDPPLDMIKPAGGSRAPLRGHGSARRKTLLSQCQSHTEGYRYIEITNFSTCWENGLAFCALYHKYLPTLIPYNSLNPAAKSVEEMLKEDGPDWHKVLCYVESIFHHFEMEVPTTQSIDYVTAT; encoded by the exons ATGGGGAATATGAACTACCGCTCCTCAGCAG GTTCCCCTTTGGATTTCTTCCCAACTCCCGCAATGCCCTCCGAGGCAGATCTAATGTCCATGGCCATGGCCATATCCTCCACAAGCTCCTCCCAACGGACACAGACGCCTTCGTTCCAAACAGCCACCGACAACTCCCTGGCAGTCACAGACTGGTCGCAGGAGATGTCTCCTCCCTCCGAATGGGCCATCTTAAGCTTAGACACTGTCAAGTCTCCGAATGTGAGTGGCCAAGACGAGGCCCTGGAGGTCAGTCTGCGCAGCCTGACATCGCTACATACGTCCAGGGCATGGCCTTTGGAGCAGAGCTGGCAGGATGGCGACAGCGGGCTGGAGCCTCAGGCTTCGGTCGAGAGGTCCGGGGAGGAGCTGAGCCGAGACTTGCTCGGCCTGATGGAGCGTCATCGCAACTCGCTGGGCCTCAGCCTCAACACGGACGCCACCGCCGAAGCTGTAG AGCTGGTCAGACAGCTGATAACAGAGAGAGACAAACTAGCTGAGGAGGTGAACTGCCTGCGAGAGACGTTAAAT AACGAGAAGTTGGAGTGGCAGCAGTTCCAGTTGGACCTGCTGGCGACCGTTTCCGCGGCCGATAGGATGCGTACGGAATCGGAACAAGCCCTCGGCGACTTGGAGGAGGATTGCAAGAGTTTGCAGGAGCAGCTGGCCCAGGCCCATGGAAGGCAGCTCGAGACGCAGCGGGAGATGGAACGTCTGCGGTCCCAACACACGGACGTGTGCTTTCGACTGTCCTCGCtcgaaaagaagaagaagcagcagcagaaaatggatggaagattCACAGAAGACAAAAGTAACCCTGCGGAGGGTCACGAGATGAAAATGCACTACTTTATAGAGGATGTTGACATGGACAGTGTTGAAAAACAAGACGAGCACGAAGCTTACGGAGAGCAGGACGCAAATAGATCTGCAAGCTCACAGCTGACAGCCAAGGGCATAGGGAAGGTATACGTGGATGCGCTGGAGAAGAAAAACGGAGGAGGCCGTGACCCGAGGAGGATTGTGATGTCATCCGAACGATCTTT GAGTTTGTCCCGCATCCCGTTACCTATTGGCTCCTGTCACAATAACTCGCTGAAAACAAGCTCAACGTTGCCACAATCAAAG AAAGAAGAGCCAATGCGAGGGAGGAAAATGTCTCACATTTTAAAGCGCCAGGACAGCTGGTCAAGTTGTCACACGG TCATAGTGGAGACTTCCGGAGATTCTGAGCCTTTGTCCAGAACAGATGTTCACTCCTATGCCTCCAAACTGCAAATGGATGCTGCATGTACAAAGCCACTTCTGG gAAAACAACATGAAGACCCGCCATTAGATATGATCAA ACCTGCGGGTGGATCTCGTGCTCCGCTACGGGGTCACGGCAGCGCCAGAAGAAAGACCCTCCTGAGCCAGTGTCAAAGTCACACAGAAGGCTATCGG TACATTGAGATCACGAACTTCAGCACCTGTTGGGAGAATGGATTGGCCTTCTGTGCCTTATATCATAAATATCTGCCGACTCTCATCCCTTACAACAGCCTCAACCCAGCGGCGAAG TCGGTGGAAGAGATGCTGAAGGAGGATGGTCCTGACTGGCACAAAGTCCTGTGTTACGTGGAAAGCATATTTCATCACTTTGAGATGGAGGTACCGACCACCCAAAGTATTGACTACGTGACGGCAACATGA
- the LOC127592088 gene encoding uncharacterized protein LOC127592088 isoform X5, giving the protein MGNMNYRSSAGSPLDFFPTPAMPSEADLMSMAMAISSTSSSQRTQTPSFQTATDNSLAVTDWSQEMSPPSEWAILSLDTVKSPNVSGQDEALEVSLRSLTSLHTSRAWPLEQSWQDGDSGLEPQASVERSGEELSRDLLGLMERHRNSLGLSLNTDATAEAVELVRQLITERDKLAEEVNCLRETLNNEKLEWQQFQLDLLATVSAADRMRTESEQALGDLEEDCKSLQEQLAQAHGRQLETQREMERLRSQHTDVCFRLSSLEKKKKQQQKMDGRFTEDKSNPAEGHEMKMHYFIEDVDMDSVEKQDEHEAYGEQDANRSASSQLTAKGIGKVYVDALEKKNGGGRDPRRIVMSSERSLSLSRIPLPIGSCHNNSLKTSSTLPQSKKEEPMRGRKMSHILKRQDSWSSCHTVIVETSGDSEPLSRTDVHSYASKLQMDAACTKPLLGKQHEDPPLDMINRWKRC; this is encoded by the exons ATGGGGAATATGAACTACCGCTCCTCAGCAG GTTCCCCTTTGGATTTCTTCCCAACTCCCGCAATGCCCTCCGAGGCAGATCTAATGTCCATGGCCATGGCCATATCCTCCACAAGCTCCTCCCAACGGACACAGACGCCTTCGTTCCAAACAGCCACCGACAACTCCCTGGCAGTCACAGACTGGTCGCAGGAGATGTCTCCTCCCTCCGAATGGGCCATCTTAAGCTTAGACACTGTCAAGTCTCCGAATGTGAGTGGCCAAGACGAGGCCCTGGAGGTCAGTCTGCGCAGCCTGACATCGCTACATACGTCCAGGGCATGGCCTTTGGAGCAGAGCTGGCAGGATGGCGACAGCGGGCTGGAGCCTCAGGCTTCGGTCGAGAGGTCCGGGGAGGAGCTGAGCCGAGACTTGCTCGGCCTGATGGAGCGTCATCGCAACTCGCTGGGCCTCAGCCTCAACACGGACGCCACCGCCGAAGCTGTAG AGCTGGTCAGACAGCTGATAACAGAGAGAGACAAACTAGCTGAGGAGGTGAACTGCCTGCGAGAGACGTTAAAT AACGAGAAGTTGGAGTGGCAGCAGTTCCAGTTGGACCTGCTGGCGACCGTTTCCGCGGCCGATAGGATGCGTACGGAATCGGAACAAGCCCTCGGCGACTTGGAGGAGGATTGCAAGAGTTTGCAGGAGCAGCTGGCCCAGGCCCATGGAAGGCAGCTCGAGACGCAGCGGGAGATGGAACGTCTGCGGTCCCAACACACGGACGTGTGCTTTCGACTGTCCTCGCtcgaaaagaagaagaagcagcagcagaaaatggatggaagattCACAGAAGACAAAAGTAACCCTGCGGAGGGTCACGAGATGAAAATGCACTACTTTATAGAGGATGTTGACATGGACAGTGTTGAAAAACAAGACGAGCACGAAGCTTACGGAGAGCAGGACGCAAATAGATCTGCAAGCTCACAGCTGACAGCCAAGGGCATAGGGAAGGTATACGTGGATGCGCTGGAGAAGAAAAACGGAGGAGGCCGTGACCCGAGGAGGATTGTGATGTCATCCGAACGATCTTT GAGTTTGTCCCGCATCCCGTTACCTATTGGCTCCTGTCACAATAACTCGCTGAAAACAAGCTCAACGTTGCCACAATCAAAG AAAGAAGAGCCAATGCGAGGGAGGAAAATGTCTCACATTTTAAAGCGCCAGGACAGCTGGTCAAGTTGTCACACGG TCATAGTGGAGACTTCCGGAGATTCTGAGCCTTTGTCCAGAACAGATGTTCACTCCTATGCCTCCAAACTGCAAATGGATGCTGCATGTACAAAGCCACTTCTGG gAAAACAACATGAAGACCCGCCATTAGATATGATCAA TCGGTGGAAGAGATGCTGA
- the LOC127592088 gene encoding cytospin-A-like isoform X4, whose protein sequence is MAWPLEQSWQDGDSGLEPQASVERSGEELSRDLLGLMERHRNSLGLSLNTDATAEAVELVRQLITERDKLAEEVNCLRETLNNEKLEWQQFQLDLLATVSAADRMRTESEQALGDLEEDCKSLQEQLAQAHGRQLETQREMERLRSQHTDVCFRLSSLEKKKKQQQKMDGRFTEDKSNPAEGHEMKMHYFIEDVDMDSVEKQDEHEAYGEQDANRSASSQLTAKGIGKVYVDALEKKNGGGRDPRRIVMSSERSLSLSRIPLPIGSCHNNSLKTSSTLPQSKKEEPMRGRKMSHILKRQDSWSSCHTVIVETSGDSEPLSRTDVHSYASKLQMDAACTKPLLGKQHEDPPLDMIKPAGGSRAPLRGHGSARRKTLLSQCQSHTEGYRYIEITNFSTCWENGLAFCALYHKYLPTLIPYNSLNPAAKKENLDLAFRTGESVGIAATLSVEEMLKEDGPDWHKVLCYVESIFHHFEMEVPTTQSIDYVTAT, encoded by the exons AT GGCATGGCCTTTGGAGCAGAGCTGGCAGGATGGCGACAGCGGGCTGGAGCCTCAGGCTTCGGTCGAGAGGTCCGGGGAGGAGCTGAGCCGAGACTTGCTCGGCCTGATGGAGCGTCATCGCAACTCGCTGGGCCTCAGCCTCAACACGGACGCCACCGCCGAAGCTGTAG AGCTGGTCAGACAGCTGATAACAGAGAGAGACAAACTAGCTGAGGAGGTGAACTGCCTGCGAGAGACGTTAAAT AACGAGAAGTTGGAGTGGCAGCAGTTCCAGTTGGACCTGCTGGCGACCGTTTCCGCGGCCGATAGGATGCGTACGGAATCGGAACAAGCCCTCGGCGACTTGGAGGAGGATTGCAAGAGTTTGCAGGAGCAGCTGGCCCAGGCCCATGGAAGGCAGCTCGAGACGCAGCGGGAGATGGAACGTCTGCGGTCCCAACACACGGACGTGTGCTTTCGACTGTCCTCGCtcgaaaagaagaagaagcagcagcagaaaatggatggaagattCACAGAAGACAAAAGTAACCCTGCGGAGGGTCACGAGATGAAAATGCACTACTTTATAGAGGATGTTGACATGGACAGTGTTGAAAAACAAGACGAGCACGAAGCTTACGGAGAGCAGGACGCAAATAGATCTGCAAGCTCACAGCTGACAGCCAAGGGCATAGGGAAGGTATACGTGGATGCGCTGGAGAAGAAAAACGGAGGAGGCCGTGACCCGAGGAGGATTGTGATGTCATCCGAACGATCTTT GAGTTTGTCCCGCATCCCGTTACCTATTGGCTCCTGTCACAATAACTCGCTGAAAACAAGCTCAACGTTGCCACAATCAAAG AAAGAAGAGCCAATGCGAGGGAGGAAAATGTCTCACATTTTAAAGCGCCAGGACAGCTGGTCAAGTTGTCACACGG TCATAGTGGAGACTTCCGGAGATTCTGAGCCTTTGTCCAGAACAGATGTTCACTCCTATGCCTCCAAACTGCAAATGGATGCTGCATGTACAAAGCCACTTCTGG gAAAACAACATGAAGACCCGCCATTAGATATGATCAA ACCTGCGGGTGGATCTCGTGCTCCGCTACGGGGTCACGGCAGCGCCAGAAGAAAGACCCTCCTGAGCCAGTGTCAAAGTCACACAGAAGGCTATCGG TACATTGAGATCACGAACTTCAGCACCTGTTGGGAGAATGGATTGGCCTTCTGTGCCTTATATCATAAATATCTGCCGACTCTCATCCCTTACAACAGCCTCAACCCAGCGGCGAAG AAGGAAAATTTGGACCTTGCTTTTAGGACAGGAGAGTCTGTTGGGATCGCAGCCACTCTG TCGGTGGAAGAGATGCTGAAGGAGGATGGTCCTGACTGGCACAAAGTCCTGTGTTACGTGGAAAGCATATTTCATCACTTTGAGATGGAGGTACCGACCACCCAAAGTATTGACTACGTGACGGCAACATGA
- the grcc10 gene encoding protein C10: MASAPAQQPNLTVEQTRVVLSEVIQAFSLPENAVRMEEARESACNDMGKMLQLVLPVATLIQQEVIKAYGFNNEGEGVLKFARLVKMYETQDPEIAAMSAKLKSLLLPPLSTPPIGGAIPAS; encoded by the exons ATGGCCTCTGCACCAGCACAGCAGCCCAACCTGACTGTAGAGCAGACCAGAG TGGTACTCAGTGAAGTGATCCAGGCCTTCTCTTTGCCGGAAAACGCGGTGAGGATGGAGGAGGCgcgggagagtgcatgcaaCGACATGGGCAAGATGCTCCAACTTGTGCTCCCAGTGGCCACACTGATTCAACAGGAAGTCATCAAAGCGTACGGCTTTAACAATGAAGGAGAAG GTGTCCTGAAGTTTGCCAGATTGGTCAAGATGTACGAAACACAAGACCCTGAAATAGCCGCCATGTCAGCCAAACTCAAGTCTCTCCTCCTGCCACCTCTGTCAACACCACCCATAGGTGGAGCAATTCCAGCCTCATGA
- the saysd1 gene encoding SAYSvFN domain-containing protein 1: MERKLADFRARRQAKRASGREQVVATVPTTIVEAPSSPPLNEQNSSLGPPTEADSDWMLDSSWGRWLSTRYDLSNITLLKVLLWVVLLSFFIELEFGLPFFIVSLFYWLYEGLRDPDDREPGEMSAYSVFNPDCQPLLGALTAEQLEAEMGYRPHANR; this comes from the exons atggaGCGGAAGCTTGCAGATTTCAGGGCTCGGCGACAGGCTAAAAGGGCTTCCGGTCGCGAGCAGGTGGTCGCCACTGTTCCCACAACAATCGTGGAAGCGCCTTCAAGCCCTCCACTGAATGAGCAAAATTCATCATTGGGCCCCCCAACAGAG GCCGATAGCGACTGGATGTTGGACAGCTCGTGGGGGAGATGGCTGTCTACAAGATATGACCTCTCCAACATCACCCTGCTCAAAGTCCTGCTCTGGGTGGTCCTGCTCAGCTTTTTCATTGAGTTGGAGTTCGGCTTGCCCTTCTTCATCGTCTCCCTCTTCTACTGGCTGTACGAGGGACTGCGTGACCCGGATGATCGGGAGCCTGGGGAGATGAGTGCTTATTCCGTCTTCAACCCGGACTGTCAACCACTCCTAGGTGCTCTCACCGCGGAGCAGTTGGAGGCGGAGATGGGCTATCGCCCCCATGCAAACAGATGA
- the bpnt1 gene encoding 3'(2'),5'-bisphosphate nucleotidase 1 yields MSGSPAVVLRLVASAYTVAEKAGDIVRKVLNRGDLAIVEKEGAHDLQTLADRLVQRSICASLSRRFPKITIIAEEELPPEEIKEDLIENGEAEEILQKVCPSEYSGLKEEELVVWVDPVDGTKEYTEGLLDNVTVLIGIAYAGQAIAGVINQPFYNYQLGPEARLGRTMWAMLGLGAFGFQLQEVPDNKIIVTTTRSHSNKLITDCVNAMEPQEVLRVGGAGNKIIQLVEGKASAYVFASPGTKKWDTCAPEVLLRCVGGKLTDMHNNPYRYDANVKRMNSAGVLATLRNHEYYVSRVPQSVLLALKSN; encoded by the exons ATGTCTGGGAGTCCTGCTGTGGTACTTCGCTTAGTGGCCTCGGCTTACACTGTGGCTGAGAAAGCTGGCGACATCGTGAGGAAAGTGCTTAACCGTGGAGACCTCGCCATTGTGGAGAAG GAGGGCGCCCATGATCTGCAGACACTTGCGGACAGACTTGTACAGCGGAGCATCTGTGCCTCACTGTCCAGACGCTTCCCGAAGATCACCATCATCGCCGAGGAG GAACTCCCACCTGAGGAGATTAAAGAGGACCTAATTGAAAACGGGGAGGCAGAAGAAATCCTTCAGAAAGTCTGTCCATCCGAATATAGTGGATTGAAAGAGGAGGAG CTGGTTGTGTGGGTGGACCCAGTGGATGGCACAAAGGAGTACACTGAAG GTCTCTTGGATAATGTGACAGTGCTGATCGGAATTGCTTACGCGGGCCAAGCAATCGCAGGTGTCATCAACCAGCCTTTCTACAACTACCAG CTCGGGCCAGAGGCGCGTTTGGGAAGAACCATGTGGGCAATGCTTGGGCTAGGTGCCTTTGGATTTCAGCTGCAAGAAGTTCctgacaacaaaatcattgtgaCCACCACCCGTTCACATAGCAACAAGCTTATAACCGACTGCGTCAATGCGATGGAACCTCAGGAGGTTTTAAGAGTGGGTGGTGCAGGGAACAAG ATCATCCAGCTCGTTGAAGGCAAGGCGTCCGCTTACGTCTTTGCAAGTCCGGGAACCAAGAAGTGGGACACTTGTGCTCCCGAAGTTCTTCTGCGCTGCGTTGGAG GTAAACTGACGGACATGCATAATAATCCATACCGCTATGACGCCAACGTGAAGCGCATGAACTCCGCCGGCGTGCTCGCAACGCTCAGAAACCATGAGTACTACGTCAGCAGAGTGCCTCAGTCGGTGCTGCTCGCTCTCAAATCCAACTGA